The region GATATAAGTGCTCTCATTCGGGTGGATTTCATAGACCTTTTCTCCGCAAGTCACCTTTGCAATTCCTGAAACCACGACCCAATGTTCGCTCCGGTGGCGGTGCATCTGAAGACTTAATTTGGCTCCGGGATGAATCATGAGGCGCTTGATTTTAAACCGCTCGTTTTTTTCAAGAATTGTATAAGACCCCCAGGGTCGATAAACGGTGGTATGAATTAAATGTTCGTCCGATTTGCGTTTTTTGATTTCTTCAACGACTTTTTTGACATCCTGCGCATTCCTTTTGTGACAGACAAGGGTGGCGTCTGGAGTATCGACGACCACCATATCCTCCAACCCCACGGTGGCAACGAGCCGTTTGTCTCCATATATAATTGAGTTTCGGCTATTGATGTCGACGACATTTCCGGAAATGATATTCTGGTTGCTGTCTTTGGGAAGGACATCATCAAGTGCGCTCCAGCTACCGACATCCGTCCAGCCCATACGTGCTGGAAGCATTACGCCGTTTTTGGATTTTTCAAGGATGCCGTAATCAATCGAGATTCCTTCCATTTTTTCATAAACGGACTTGATGAGTTCCTTCTCTTCCGGTTTTCCAAAACCTTTTTCTATTTCTAGCAGGTTCTTATAAAGTTCGGGCAAGTAGGTTTCAATTTCCTTCAAGATGACCGAAGCCTTCCAGGCAAATATCCCGCCGTTCCAGTAATAACCCCCTTTTGCCAAATACTCTTCCGCAAGCCTGAAATCCGGTTTCTCAACAAATTTGTCGACTCGATATCCGTCTTTGATTTTTGCGTCTTGTTTTTCAGAAACTTTGATATATCCAAAACCAGTTTCAGGATGTGTCGGTACAATTCCAAACGTGACAAGATATCCCATTTCGGCGAGATCTAGAGCTTTTTGAATATTTCTCAAAAACTCTTCTTTATCTTTGATAATGTGGTCCGCGGTCAAAATAATCATGACTGCTTCCGGATTTTTCTGCCGCACCGTCAACGCGGCCAGTCCGATGGCCGGCGCGGTATTTTTTCCCTCGGGTTCGAGAATAAATTGAACGTCTTTAAAAGGACTCTTGTTCTCTCCCATCAATCCGAGTTCCTGGCGAATACTCTCGTGATGGCGCGTATTGGTGACAATTAAGATATGATCCGAAGAAATGAGACTCTGAATCCTGACGATCGTCTGTTGAATGAGCGAAACTTCGCCGCCGATTTTGAGGAGTTGTTTGGGATAAAGTTCCCTGCTGATGGGCCAAAAACGCGTTCCTACTCCACCTGCTAGAATAATGGCGAAAACCTGGGATAGTTCTCTTTTTTTAAGCCCGTTTGTCACGATTCCATCCGGTTAAATTGATGCACAATCTTCTTCTAAAACAATTGCAATGTATATCAAAAAGGCCATCGTCATTCAAGAAGTATTTAGCAGATCTCGCGATCAAACAGATGAAAAGCAGATTGAATTTCAAGTGGGTCATGAAGTTCGCACTCTTTCTTTCAACGGACCACCGTTGCGGGATATTCCTGACAAGGATATGAAGCAAAAATCATTTCATCAGATTTTAAAAACGAATGTTTAGATTGTAATGATTCTCCCGGTATGATATCACTAACAGCATTTTAGGGACTCCATATTTGGGTAACTCGAATGGAAAAAACCAGAGTATTACTCGTCATTTCCAATCCGGGATGGGGCGGTACCGAGGCCTATGTTTCGCTACTCGCAAAGGGCTTAAAGGAACAGGGCTGCCAGGTCTGGGTCGCCTCGCCGAAAAGCAGCGCAGTTTCTCGGAATGTCAGTGGAATCCAGGTCATCGCGATCTCGTCTTTTCCTCTCCTTATATTCTATAACCTGTTCAAGATTTTCTTTTTTGTCCTATTTCATAAAATTCATATTATCCACGGCAACAGCGGAAAAGATTACTGGCTGGTCCTGTTGGCCGGATTCTTTTCAGGAAAGAAAGTCGTTTTGACCCGCCATTTGATGACCCGTTTTTCCAAACATACCCAGCAGATGGTTATATTAGAAAAATCCATCGTCATTGCGCCATCGAATGCGACGCTTCATGTACTTAAAGAGTCCGGGATTCCAGCCAGCTGCCTGGTGCGAATTTATAATGGCATTGACTCCGCGCCCTACCAACTATCTCATGGAAAATTCCGGATTCTCTATCGCCTTCCTCCGCATGCCTTTGTAACCGGTATCGTAAGTAATATTCACTTTCCGAAAGGGAAAGGCCACTTCACAATCCTCCAGTCACTTCCTGAAATCCTTAAAAGGATTCCGGAGGCATACTGGATGATCGGCGGGAGCGGTCCATTGCTACCCGCACTGATGCGGCGGGTGAAAGAACTTCGTGTTGAAGACCGTGTCATATTTACCGGCCACCTTCAGCCCCAGCAGGTTCCTCACTTTCTATCTTCGCTTGACCTTTTTGTCCTCCTTTCTTACGATCAGGAAGGCGGATGTCCCCTGGCGATCATGGAGGCAATGGCTTCAGGATTACCGGTCATCTCCAGTCATATTGGAGGAAATAAAGAAATCGTTGAGGACGGTAAAACCGGCTTTTTGATCAGTCCGGAAGATGACAACGCTTTGGTCAAATATTCTATCGATCTATTCGAAAATCCGGACAGGAGAAAATCGATGGGTCATGAAGGCAAACAGAGGATCGAAAACTATTTTAACGAAAAAAGAATGTCGGAAGAGACCCTTAAAGTCTACGACGCGATTCTGACTGCTTAACCATGAAGCTTTTTCAAAAAATCAGAAATCTCACCCAACCACGACTCTATTGGAAGAATATTTTTAATTATTATAGGAATCAAAACCCTTTTCAAAAATCGGTCGTTCAAATTACTGATTTAAATAAGGAAAAATCCGTCCTTGTACTTTGTCCCCATATTGACGACGATGTCATCGGATTGGGGGGTACATTATGTCGATACCGCGAGCTCGGAATTCCGGTGAATGTTATTTACTTTACAACCGGGAACGAAAGAAGAAAAGAAGAAGGAAACAAAATCGCCGCGTTTTTGGGGTATCGGGAGGTCTCTTTTTTTGATTTTCTGCCTGAGCAACTTTCTCGCCACCACGAAATACCAGATATCATTGCATCTCACCTGACGAAGAACCATTTCGATTTGATTTACGCCCCGTTTTATCTCGACAGACATAAGGATCATATTGCCTTGAGTCTTCATCTGGCCGCGGCGCTTCAAAAACTCCCTGACATGAAACTGGAAATTCGAAGTTATGAAGTTTGGGCACCGCTCTTTCCCAACCAGATTGTTGATATAAGTACTGTGTTTGAACGCAAAAAAGAAGCGATTATGATCTGTCAAAGCCAAATGGAAACGGTCGATTACGTTGATCTTGCCCTTTCTTTAAATCGATATCGGGGAATTACTTCAACGCGGGAAAAACAGATGCAGTACGGAGAAGCCTTTTACTCTTCTACTTCTTCCAGTTATCTGAGAGATTTCGGCGTCAGGAACTGAAACTGGATTCGATGTTTTTTCTGGCAACAAGAACGATATCTTCACCGCATTGCGGTTCTTTCATTTTTATAAAATATTCCCGGTACTGAAAATAGAGTGCCCTGATCAGGTCAAGAACTCTGAAAAAGAATCGTTTTCTTATCCCGCTTTCCAGTTCGAAACTGGCTAGATAGATTCCCGCCGAATCGGAAGAAAGTGTTTCAACCGATACAAATTGACTATCAAACCCCGATCGTCCCAAACAAAGTCGAAGGGAATCAGCCGAATAAAGATAGAGATGCCGCGGCGGTTCCAGGCCTCTCCAGTATTTTCCAAATTTTCGATGGGCCAGGCCGTCACAGTTCGGAGTGACTATGACCATGAGGCCTCCCGGTTTCAAAATGCGATAAATTTCGTGAATCAGTCCCAACGGATCGTGTTCATGTTCAATCATATGACTCAGCGTAATGACATCGAAATAACCGGATGGATAGCCGGATTCCGGAAGCGTTCCCGTTCTGACCGGAATTCTGTATTTCTTTGACACTCTTTCTACGGCAAGCGGGTCTCTTTCAATACCCTCGACTTCCCATCCTTTTTTCTTCATCCTGTTCAAAAATCGGCCTCCGCCACAACCCACGTCAAGCAATTTACCGGGTAACTGACCGGCCAGGAACATATATTTTGCTTGAACTCGTTCTCTTTGCATGCCAGATAATAAATAGACCGGAAGCTCCAGGAGTGTTAAGACTCTCCTGACCAGACTAAATGCAATTTGATTTAAATTTGGCTTTCGTGAAAGATGAGTATGATAATTCCGGTAAGCTTTTGCCAGCTCTTCTTTTTTGGGTAAGGGATCGAGCCAGACCAGACGACACTTGAGATTGATACATTTCTTTAATGACCAGAATCCGGGTGCGCGAAACAAGGCATCTCTCAATCCCTGATATAGGAATGTGCCTTCTCCTCCACAGAGAATGCAGGTGGGCTGAAAGAACGTTACGATCGAGTCCTCGGGTGTCATGGCAATTTCATTGTTGAGTCAAAGACAGTCCATTCTCATTTTTGGCTGACTATTTTTTGAAAATTGAGGTCAAGCTGATCGATACATTTGTTTCGCTCAAGATTGAGGAGGGCAAGCTGTCGGACAACGCGGTCTTTTTCCGGACCCGGGATCTTTTCGAAATCATAGACGTTTTCCTGCACGTGCCACAACTTGCAATTGACTTCGGCAAGCTGTGAGAAGATTCCACCGAGGCTCCCTTTTATATCACCGACAGCATTTCCTTCCTTTTTATACACTTTGTTAGAAGAAAATGTCAGGCGATCCGGCGCAATCCGGCCCGACACGGCATCCAGGATATAGCCATCAATCTCCTCTTGTATCTGTTTTTCCTGTAAGGCCAGGCTTTTCAGCCTCTGTAAATCTTCGCTATGCCATTCCTTGAGTTTGATAATCGTCAATTTATCACACAAAGAACCTAAAGTTTCTGCCATCGTATTCACTCCATCTTGTTAATTTTATGATGCTAAAGGATTCGAGGGTTCTCCCGAATATTTTTCAGGAAGCCACTTTTCGATTGCCTGAAAAACCTGGTCGACCGTGACATGGTCAAGACAAGGTTTGATTTTATCTTTCTCGTTTGAATAAATACAATGGCCCAGACAGTCAAAACAATCCGTTTTTAGGTCATGGATGACAAGAATCTCCTTTTGAAGATGAACCGGATATTTGGAATAAGACGTAAAGAGTCCGCCATATACCATTGCGGCAGTTCTGACTCCCAGGGCCATTCCGTAATGCATAATCCCTGTATCGTTTGTGAGAATAAATTGTGCCGATAACAGTAATTCGGGGAGAGATTCAATTGAAGATCCGGTCTGATTGTTCCAAGGGAGTTCCGGAGCCCGGTTGATCAATTCCTCCGACAGAACCTGTTCAGAAGCACTTCCGGTAATAGTTGGAATTAGCCCGGTCCGACGATAGATTCTGTTTGCAATTTCTGCAAAACGATCAATCGGCCACCTCCTGACTTTAAATCGGGCTCCTGGAACGACGATGAATGAGGTTCGGTTCTCTTTCAAATCACCGGCGTATCGTTTGATCGTCGGCATTCCGACCACAAAGTCTCTATACCCGATTTCTCGCAATAACCTGGCGTTCCTCTCCAGTTCATGAACGCTCCACTTTGGATCCGGAAATAGATGAGTGTAACATTTATTCCCGTAAATTCTCTCCTCCTTCTGGTCTGGCTGCGGTAAAAACCCATATCTTAGAATGGACGCAGAGGCATAAGTGAGGATATCCCCATAGAGGAGCTCTCGAAAAATACAACCATTGATAAAAATGTCGAATTCGAACTCGCGTATCTCTCTTAGCTTCATCCAGCGATAGAAGGGATTTTTCCTGAATTTCCTTGTATCCAAAGGAATCACAAAATCGAGGTCTCCGATTCCCTTTAAAATCGGGAGTGCCCACTCCTCCACAATCAGATAAATCTCAAATTTCTCACGCGGATAAAATGACCGGTAGCCTTTAAGCGCATCCAGAAACAGAATCAGGTCACCCATGCCATCCAGCCTCAGGATACCCACTCTTTTCCTTGCACGCCCTTTGCCGGAATCATTGGAGTGCAGTTTCAGACCAAATTGGTCGATCTGCAATCTTAACCATTTTATCATTTGCATAGACTACTTGATCTCAATACGCGTCTGCTCATCGACTCGTCCCATCCTTTCATCAGACCATTTAACGGGAATAGCGGTAATGATCGCCAATGCAAAAGCATGATCATGTCCCCAAATTAATGAATCCATAAAACTACCCAAAATAAAGATACCCAAAAAACTCAATTTGAACCACCCTACAGGTGTCTGCCACACCTGAAGAGCCTCTTTCGAGACGAAAAATAGAAACCACAAGAGTACTCCCAATC is a window of Nitrospirota bacterium DNA encoding:
- a CDS encoding PIG-L family deacetylase — its product is MKLFQKIRNLTQPRLYWKNIFNYYRNQNPFQKSVVQITDLNKEKSVLVLCPHIDDDVIGLGGTLCRYRELGIPVNVIYFTTGNERRKEEGNKIAAFLGYREVSFFDFLPEQLSRHHEIPDIIASHLTKNHFDLIYAPFYLDRHKDHIALSLHLAAALQKLPDMKLEIRSYEVWAPLFPNQIVDISTVFERKKEAIMICQSQMETVDYVDLALSLNRYRGITSTREKQMQYGEAFYSSTSSSYLRDFGVRN
- a CDS encoding glycosyltransferase family 4 protein, yielding MEKTRVLLVISNPGWGGTEAYVSLLAKGLKEQGCQVWVASPKSSAVSRNVSGIQVIAISSFPLLIFYNLFKIFFFVLFHKIHIIHGNSGKDYWLVLLAGFFSGKKVVLTRHLMTRFSKHTQQMVILEKSIVIAPSNATLHVLKESGIPASCLVRIYNGIDSAPYQLSHGKFRILYRLPPHAFVTGIVSNIHFPKGKGHFTILQSLPEILKRIPEAYWMIGGSGPLLPALMRRVKELRVEDRVIFTGHLQPQQVPHFLSSLDLFVLLSYDQEGGCPLAIMEAMASGLPVISSHIGGNKEIVEDGKTGFLISPEDDNALVKYSIDLFENPDRRKSMGHEGKQRIENYFNEKRMSEETLKVYDAILTA
- a CDS encoding mannose-1-phosphate guanylyltransferase/mannose-6-phosphate isomerase: MTNGLKKRELSQVFAIILAGGVGTRFWPISRELYPKQLLKIGGEVSLIQQTIVRIQSLISSDHILIVTNTRHHESIRQELGLMGENKSPFKDVQFILEPEGKNTAPAIGLAALTVRQKNPEAVMIILTADHIIKDKEEFLRNIQKALDLAEMGYLVTFGIVPTHPETGFGYIKVSEKQDAKIKDGYRVDKFVEKPDFRLAEEYLAKGGYYWNGGIFAWKASVILKEIETYLPELYKNLLEIEKGFGKPEEKELIKSVYEKMEGISIDYGILEKSKNGVMLPARMGWTDVGSWSALDDVLPKDSNQNIISGNVVDINSRNSIIYGDKRLVATVGLEDMVVVDTPDATLVCHKRNAQDVKKVVEEIKKRKSDEHLIHTTVYRPWGSYTILEKNERFKIKRLMIHPGAKLSLQMHRHRSEHWVVVSGIAKVTCGEKVYEIHPNESTYIPLSTPHRLENPGKVTLQIIEVQNGEYLGEDDIVRYDDVYGRKDT
- a CDS encoding class I SAM-dependent methyltransferase, which produces MTPEDSIVTFFQPTCILCGGEGTFLYQGLRDALFRAPGFWSLKKCINLKCRLVWLDPLPKKEELAKAYRNYHTHLSRKPNLNQIAFSLVRRVLTLLELPVYLLSGMQRERVQAKYMFLAGQLPGKLLDVGCGGGRFLNRMKKKGWEVEGIERDPLAVERVSKKYRIPVRTGTLPESGYPSGYFDVITLSHMIEHEHDPLGLIHEIYRILKPGGLMVIVTPNCDGLAHRKFGKYWRGLEPPRHLYLYSADSLRLCLGRSGFDSQFVSVETLSSDSAGIYLASFELESGIRKRFFFRVLDLIRALYFQYREYFIKMKEPQCGEDIVLVARKNIESSFSS
- a CDS encoding glycosyltransferase family 9 protein, producing MIKWLRLQIDQFGLKLHSNDSGKGRARKRVGILRLDGMGDLILFLDALKGYRSFYPREKFEIYLIVEEWALPILKGIGDLDFVIPLDTRKFRKNPFYRWMKLREIREFEFDIFINGCIFRELLYGDILTYASASILRYGFLPQPDQKEERIYGNKCYTHLFPDPKWSVHELERNARLLREIGYRDFVVGMPTIKRYAGDLKENRTSFIVVPGARFKVRRWPIDRFAEIANRIYRRTGLIPTITGSASEQVLSEELINRAPELPWNNQTGSSIESLPELLLSAQFILTNDTGIMHYGMALGVRTAAMVYGGLFTSYSKYPVHLQKEILVIHDLKTDCFDCLGHCIYSNEKDKIKPCLDHVTVDQVFQAIEKWLPEKYSGEPSNPLAS